The DNA segment AGGGGAAGCAAAGCCGTCTGCATCCGGCCCTCGGGTATTGGTTGCGGACTCTAGGTGTTGGCGGGGAGGtctgggctggcgctgtgcggaGGAGACTCGCGGCCATGATGGCCCTGCTGGTACCAGCCCACTACGGATGACGATGGGGAATCCGCAACAGTGTATAGAAGCCAAAAGCAAGCATCAGGCGAACGGACGCGTTGAAAACGAAAGCCTTCGCCGCTTGTTTCCGGCACGGCGCCTTCCCATCACGCACAGCTGCCCACCTCTTCTCCACTCGCGTGTGTTGCGTAAGTCGAGGGACGCACAAACGGCAGCGTGTTCatcacccctctccccctctggCTTTTTTGGCACTGCGAGACACACGTCCATCACCACAGCTGGAGCAAGAGCGGGTGCCGGCTAAACACATACAAAGAAGGTTTAAGTCGGCAGCGCACAAGCCCGGCaagccccctcctccgccgtcccCTGTCGCAAGTCCACTCACTCTTTCGTTTCTTTCCGATACGGTAGCCACGATGGAGTACCAGATTATCTCGAGCAAGGGTGACAAGTTCGCGCTTtgcatcgacgacgacatGACGGTTGGGGATGTCAAAGGtgtcgctgcggcgatgCTGGATGCCCCCGATGACGTCGTCATGACGGTCTCGCTCAACGGCAAGCTCCTTAAAGATGATGCGGAGACCTGGGGAGAGCTGCGCAGACGCCTCTTCCGAAGCCAGCAGCCCCATCCCATGCAGCGCAAGCTCTTCTGCAACGTGACGGATCGCCCAGTGGTGGAGTCCCAGAGCGCCGAGATGCTGCGCATGCTGCCGTCCAAGGAGGAAAAAAAGCTTGAACAGGAGAAAGAGCGCGAGAAGGTGGCCGCGATGGACTCTATGGTAGACACACTCGCCGACAACCCTGCCTTTCTTGAGGGCATGCTGAGTATGAACCCCATGATCAAAAGGATGCAGAAAAAATCACCCGAGGTGGCGCGTATGCTGAAGGATCCGGACACGTTGCGCATGCTCCTGAAGTCCTCCGTTGacccgcagcggcggcgggagaTGGAGCGCAacgcagagctgcagctTGCTCACATCGCCGCCTTGCCCGGAGGCCAGCAGATGATCAATCATTACATGGATCAGCTCaccgaggacgaggaggaaacCGACGCACAACGGCAGCTCCGCATTGGCAGGTCGACAGCCGAGGTGAGCGACGAGATCGCCCACCCGGACCCAACCAAAGAGGCAAACAACGACCCTTTGCCGAACCCGTGGGCAACGccggccgcgacggcgtcgggGGCTGCGTCCCAAACAGGTGGTGCCTTTCCAttcggcgacgccgagggTTTCCCTTTTTTCAGCCCCTTCGGCTTtcctcccgctgccgcctcctctcctaATGGCGCTGCTACCGACCCCGTGGCATCCTCGTTTGTGGGTGGATCtgcggccgcgtcgtcgagcgGCCCGGATCAGGAGGTCATGAACTCCATGATACAAATGATGATGCAATCCATGATGACGCCCCCCTCGGCACCGACAACTGCCACTACCGATGCGCAGTCGCCTTcgactgcggcagcaccggtgccTGCATCCCCCTCCGTGTTGTCCGAGGAAACGGTGCAGCGTGGTCTGTCGGCCCTGCGTGAGATGGGGTTTGAGGACGAGGCCCTATGCCGTGAGGCGCTGACGGcctgcggtggcgacgccgaggcTGCTGTGGACTACATTGCTGAACATCAGGAGGAGTAGCAGCTTCCTGATTTCCTTTGCTTTTTGCTTTTTCGAGGGTAAGGAAGAAGACGAGTACAGGCAGCGCCTCTCCCGTTTTTTCGAAGTTGCTGGCGTTGCTGCGGACAAGGTGGTGCTTCACTTGCCGGCATCAATCCAGGAGCGATCGCCGCACTGCACAGTAATAATACTCTCACAGATACGCCCAAAGGCTGCGACTGCCTTGCAGCTCTCGCGCTGGGTGCGAGGCAGTGAAGCTGGTTCCAGGCCTGCCACGAGGACAACTGCATGAATTGCGAACCTGGCCACCGGTTTCCGATGCCACGCCGACGTCTCGCGAGAACCGCGCTGCACGATGCGACACGCTGGCACACGGGGGCTCCTTGACGGCAGCGGTTCCACACCAGAAGAACGAGGACGCTGAGCTCACCAGACGGCCGGAGACCGTGCTCGCCCAGCTCCGCACGGGCGCCTGTCCGCACTTCGGATTCCGCCAACGGTGGGTGGCCGGCAGTGACAGCATGGAGCTCACATGGTGTGGTGCCTTCNNNNNNNNNNNNNNNNNNNNNNNNNNNNNNNNNNNNNNNNNNNNNNNNNNNNNNNNNNNNNNNNNNNNNNNNNNNNNNNNNNNNNNNNNNNNNNNNNNNNNNNNNNNNNNNNNNNNNNNNNNNNNNNNNNNNNNNNNNNNNNNNNNNNNNNNNNNNNNNNNNNNNNNNNNNNNNNNNNNNNNNNNNNNNNNNNNNNNNNNNNNNNNNNNNNNNNNNNNNNNNNNNNNNNNNNNNNNNNNNNNNNNNNNNNNNNNNNNNNNNNNNNNNNNNNNNNNNNNNNNNNNNNNNNNNNNNNNNNNNNNNNNNNNNNNNNNNNNNNNNNTCGCATGTTGGTGCTTgtggcgctgtcgcggcTCGAGGCGCGCCTCAagctgtttttcttttttttgctgtttttAGGGGCCGTGGCGGATTCGTGACCGTATAGCGGGGAAAACCGAAATTATGATtgaagcgctgctggcggagcaTCGGGTTTGTCGGTGCGGTGTCCGTTCGTTCCAATAATGGGAAGCCGGGTTGTGtatgcgtttttttttgttttccctgTTTGGGTGGAACTGAGGCGTGCCCGTATCAAATTCCCTTCCTGCTTGATGTGCGTGGGCAAAGGGGCATGCCTTCTGCCTatgctgctgtgcgtgttGGCCTgtcgtgtgcatgcgtgtgcttcgcgcgtgcctctgtgctgctgtgatggagcccccccctccccgttcTCGTGGCGGGAAGGGGGTtgggcggtgcagcggtCTTATCTCGACTCCGTATGGTCTCCGCTAACGTGTGTTCCatttgttcttttttttttcgcattTTTTCCTCTCTATGTGTGCTGGTGATCGACAGAGAAAACAGGGCTCACGCGCGTTCCACGGGCACACGAACAAGCGCGCATACATCCGCGGCTGTTGGCCCACGCTATCGTCAAGGACGTGaagggcaaaaaaaaaagctgaACAGCGATGCGCTTTGCGGTCTCGTGCGTGGCGGGTGTCGTGGGAGCGTGGGTGTGGCGGCGGTCTTCGGGCCAGGATGCGGAGTGCTACCGCGGCATTCAGAACGCGCTCACATTCCACAATCCAGACCGCAAAGGGCGGGTCTTCAGCCAACGCTATGAACCGTACCAGCTGGGTGAGATCATCCCTATCACCGCTGACGTAGCCCTCTTCCGCTTCCTGTTACATCATAGCGAGGATGAGTTTAACCTGAGGCCCTGCTCGACACTGCAGGCGTGCTACAAGTACGGCGTGCAGCCGAAGGACCAGTGCCAACGCTTCTACACGCCCGTGACGGCAAACCACACAGCGGGCTATTTCGACCTAATCGTAAAACGCAAGAAGGATGGTCTTATGACAAATCACCTGTTCGGCATGCATGTCGGTGATACGCTGCTCTTCCGTAGTGTCGCCTTCAAAATCCAATACCGCCCGAACCGATGGAAACACGTGGGCAtgatcggcggcggcaccggcttcACTCCATTTCTGCAGATCATCCGACACGCCTTGACGGAGCCAGTGGATAGCAAGGAGGCGGACAGGACGAAACTGTCCTTCCTGTTCTGCAACCGCACCGAGCGGCACATCCTCCTCGGTGGCGTCTTCGATGACCTTGCGAGGCGCTACCCGCACCGCTTCCGCATGTTCTACACGATCGATCTGGCCGTTGACAAGGGCAAGTGGTTAGAGCAGGAAAACCACTTTTTGGGATACGTAACAACCGACATGATCCGCCGCAGCATGCCGGCGCCGGAGGAGAAGAACAAGATCATCATGCTATGCGGACCAGacccgctgctgtcgcacgTGGCCGGCACACCGATGTCAACGATGTCCTCCATGTCGGGTAGCCTGAACATCCAGCCCATGGCAACCGACATCAACAATCTCGTCAGCCTCGGTGGCCTTTTGAAAGAGCTCGGCTACGATAACACAGACGTGTATCGCTTCTAGAGGGGCGCGCAAGTGGTACCGTCACGGCGAACGTTGTGCGGGTGCAACATGCGTTTGTGCCTCCTCAGCGGCTACGTTGTCTGTTCACAtccgcgcttgtgtgcgctcACGGGAAATTCAACGGAAAGCCACGCACtcctgcatgcgcgcgcatcaCACTTGCACACGTTGTCCCTGATGGGATCGTCGTGCAGGCGGGCGGCTAGAGGGAGCCCATATGTCGCATCTTTCTCCCCGCGAAAACGATTGCCTATCGCCCTTGTCGTTGCACGCTCCTTCTGCTGCTACCGCGTAGACGACGCGAAAGAAACCCGGAGAGCACGACGACTGGCCAGCGTCGCGCCATGCAATTAGGTGACTGGgaaggaggtggggagggggctgatGCGCAGGGTCGACGAGCGCTCTCGCGCGTCACAGCACGCAACTCCTTGAAAGCCCTGCCTTTGCCTGTCGCCCTCATCTGGGCTTCATGAATacactgccgcagctgcgcagtgTTACAGGTAAACGCCTAAGAGGATGGAGAGAGGTGCCGCACCTCGCTGCTCTGCgctgccctcccctcttccgcAGCCAGTCAGTGAGATCACTTCCTCAGTGCgctgaaaaaaaaggcgaagagGTATGCATGGATGACGTGCCCCCGCATGGTCGAATGGACACCCCAGATCGTGTACGCCGCGTTGGCGTCCCCCTCGCACACATGCCGGGCTGGCCCCTACATTGTTGTGATACGAATATGCTCGCATCTCATCTGCGCATCGGCTGGTCATCCTGAATAAAGACGCCTTCGTTTTGAGGCTCGCTGAGTTTGATGAGGACTAGATGCCCTTCAATCAGGGCGGCATCACGGAGGTCTCTTTAAGGGCCCCCCTATAGGGAAGCCCCGACGTGTCGCGTTGCCGCACCCCAACGCAGTCATTATGCAATTCTTGCGAAGCCACGGAAATCGCCCCGGCGCGTGCATTAAGCAGCTCGCAGAGGGGAGCACAGGACGTACCTACCGGTGTCCCCTCCATGGCTTTTCGGCCCggggaggaagaaaagaCGAGCGAAGAGAGCCGCCACCTTGTCTTGGAACGAGCTGAAGGTGATCGGGGAGTCCCCAGCCCCACATCGCCCTCCACGAGCCCCGGACTCGAGCTCCAGCACACCGAAGACAACGTGAGGATTCTCATCAGCGTTTCCTCGGCGGCGTACAAGACGCTGGCCAGTGGCGTCGGGTCCGTTTGGGAATTCCGCTTTATCTTAGGAGAGGTGAGAGCTGAGATTGCCATACGTGGCACTAAGTTTACGGACGCCACGgagcctctgctgccgtgtAAAGCgggcatgcgctgctgcggctatTGTCACGGCCGTTAGCCACGCGTACAGCACAGCCGAAGGTTGTGTTGGCGGatgctggggggggggagtgtCGGGCAGCGCATGCAAGGCATTCGGGGGCACCACCACGTGGCGGCAGATACCCAGCCTGTGGCCCCGCGTAGCCCCATATCCGCGATTGCCAGCGATCCTCCGCCGAaggagcacacacagcagcgtcgtTCGCATCATGCGATGGAAGCGTAGGTGCAGGCAAGGCACACGTGCGCTGGCCACATCATCAGCATCTTCAGGAGGCTTGGCCAAGCGTCATCACGTTGTCACGCTAATGGGCACAGCGCTTAGAGCGGATGGCAAACGAGCTCTGCTCTCCAACGGGTGAGGCGGGGGAAGCGAAAACCGACGTGCTCCCGATGTGCCGCAGCACACagcctgccccctcccccctagTGCgttgtctgctgctgctcgggtGGAAAACAGCGAGTCGATGGCACAGGATCCAGCGTCTCGAATCACGGAGCATTTGCCACCTGACCGAGTCGCACATGTTGGGCGACATCGCCCATGGCAGGCCACGAAAATGGGGATGGAACCCCCAACCCGATAATTTAActgcttctccctcctccgctcaTTCTCTCTCTGATATCATGCTCGCGAGGGGCAcggcatacacacacgcacacacattcATGCGTGCGTTGCAAAATCGACGACGTCAACGTGCATACACTTGGGTGCGAGGTAAAGCTGTTCCTTCGCGAACGTCGAAAGCACTAGTGAGGTGTGTCGTTTTGAGCCACAATATTGCTTGATTTAGGTCTTCTGCCGCAGTGCATCACAGGaaggcgggggcgggggtgtgAAAGTCGATTAGATTGCGAAACGGGggtgcaccagcaccacaCTCAGTGAACAGCACGCACCGAGTGCAGAGGCCGTggtcagcgacggcggtgcggcgatCTTTGCGTAGGGGAGGTAAAAGCAGCTCAATCGTGACCGAGCCAGTGCGTCACGTGAACAGAGAGCGAAGGCACCACCCGCGCCTATTCGTCTGCTatcccttttctctctctctcgtcccctctctcctgcccTCACGCTTTTCGACTAGCCGCCGCATAAATACACCCACGCAAATTATCCGGTGGATTGTGCGCAGGGCGAGTCACCGCATTCCGACTAGGCGACACTCCCCATTCCGCTCTCTGCCGCCTGCCCGTAGGCGCTTGCGGCCATTTGCTAGGCGCCAGTGCCCTCGTCGTGTAACATCTTCATTGTGCCCGGCGCCACTCTCGCCTTTTCAGCGTTCACAATGTTGCGCTTCACACGTGCCTCGTTCACGGGCCGCGCGATGATCTCGCGCGGCAGTCCCGAGTGGTCTCACCGCCTCGACCTCAAGAAGGGCAAGAAAACGACGCTGGCGCACAAGCTCGGCACTAGCAAGCCCAACAACGCGTTGCAGTACGCGCAAATGACGTTGCACGACTTGACAGAATGGGTCGTGGCCTACTCGCCGTGGCCGCTAACCTTTGGTCTTGCCTGCTGCGCAGTGGAGATGATGCACTCTTACTCGTCGCGCTACGACTTAGACCGATTTGGTATTGTGccgcgcccctctcctcgtcAGGCGGAGATCATTATCGTCTCCGGCACCGTGACAAACAAgatggcaccgctgctgcgcaacaTCTACGTGCAGATGGTAAACCCAAAGTGGGTGATTTCGATGGGTAGCTGCGCCAACGGCGGTGGCTACTACCACTTCTCGTACGCCGTGCTCCGCGGCTGCGAGCGGGCGATCCCGGTCGACTTCTGGATCCCTGGCTGCCCGCCGTCGGCTGAGAGCCTCGTATTTTGTCTGCACAACCTGCAGAAGAAGATCCGCTGGCACGAGATTCAAAAATACTCGGTGCGGTAAGCAgcgcagaggagaggcacacaccaaaggcgagagcgagcgacgCCTATacgagagggggtgggggtggctCACTGAGGAACATGACGGGCAAAAGCGGACGCAACGCAGGCAGGCGTGCAGGCCTGAAAGGGCCCTGACAGGAGTGGGAAGGGCTTGCGCCTACGGCATCCTGGAAGGTGTGGACGGTGCCGAGAATGTGTCTCGATACCGCGGGGCTTCCTCGTTTGTATGTGTGGCACGTCCGTTTTCCTCATCCAGCTTCCGGGCTCATGACCTCATCTGCATGGGCTGCCTTTGACTTTTATCGGCGTTCCTTTAGGAGCGCATTGCTCGTCAACATCGTTCACTGCTTCTTTTTATTTCGTGTGCGGTGTGTCAGTGCTGTGTTGTACATCTTCGCATGTGCATGGGATCGTGCATAGAGGCAGGTGTGCATGTTGGGACCAGGCGCGCTCGTTCGCTCGCTTGCTGGCCATCTCGGAGTGCGCACGTGATCGCGTGTGCCGTGCCATCATTTTTTTCTGTTATTTTTCTTTATT comes from the Leishmania donovani BPK282A1 complete genome, chromosome 27 genome and includes:
- a CDS encoding reductase, putative, coding for MRFAVSCVAGVVGAWVWRRSSGQDAECYRGIQNALTFHNPDRKGRVFSQRYEPYQLGEIIPITADVALFRFLLHHSEDEFNLRPCSTLQACYKYGVQPKDQCQRFYTPVTANHTAGYFDLIVKRKKDGLMTNHLFGMHVGDTLLFRSVAFKIQYRPNRWKHVGMIGGGTGFTPFLQIIRHALTEPVDSKEADRTKLSFLFCNRTERHILLGGVFDDLARRYPHRFRMFYTIDLAVDKGKWLEQENHFLGYVTTDMIRRSMPAPEEKNKIIMLCGPDPLLSHVAGTPMSTMSSMSGSLNIQPMATDINNLVSLGGLLKELGYDNTDVYRF
- a CDS encoding NADH-ubiquinone oxidoreductase 20 kDa subunit, mitochondrial precursor; this encodes MLRFTRASFTGRAMISRGSPEWSHRLDLKKGKKTTLAHKLGTSKPNNALQYAQMTLHDLTEWVVAYSPWPLTFGLACCAVEMMHSYSSRYDLDRFGIVPRPSPRQAEIIIVSGTVTNKMAPLLRNIYVQMVNPKWVISMGSCANGGGYYHFSYAVLRGCERAIPVDFWIPGCPPSAESLVFCLHNLQKKIRWHEIQKYSVR